In Corythoichthys intestinalis isolate RoL2023-P3 chromosome 11, ASM3026506v1, whole genome shotgun sequence, a single genomic region encodes these proteins:
- the LOC130923798 gene encoding uncharacterized protein LOC130923798, whose translation MWTVLQLLLLLISYRGCAGGPNFTIETRVIGQSVALGCSRDNKLSYDLLWIRLVSGTFPEFLFGTSSLDSALLEHGSLNSRDRITAKQEPGMFVLQITHVQKSDMAVYYCVKVHNSFLTFLNGTFLQITDDDMSSTTATEDLQSEAGQPVTLHYSILYPSRNKKCTDGHNVYWFRDGTINSHLSSIYAHKKCGEVKGDSMQKCIHTFLKKVSSSDAGIYSCALATCGEIFMGNSTKIPTQGEVAIGCDNSLISVLGAALALCVISLAFLIKKSITNRWFYCKACQKTCEETSNHVQQRDEESLVYSAPTFVARKSDNARKTQTRKEFSTYADISLHS comes from the exons ATGTGGACGGTGCTACAATTGCTGCTCCTGTTAATCTCATATAGAG GATGTGCGGGTGGTCCCAATTTCACGATAGAAACCAGAGTAATTGGACAAAGTGTCGCTCTGGGATGTTCCCGTGACAATAAATTGAGTTATGATCTTCTTTGGATCCGACTTGTTAGTGGAACCTTTCCCGAATTTTTATTTGGAACGTCATCTCTTGATTCAGCACTCTTGGAACATGGTAGCTTAAACTCCAGAGATCGCATCACTGCCAAACAAGAACCGGGAATGTTTGTTCTGCAAATTACTCATGTGCAGAAAAGTGACATGGCTGTTTATTACTGTGTTAAAGTGCATAActcttttttgacatttttgaatGGAACATTTCTTCAAATCACAG ATGATGACATGAGTTCGACTACCGCCACGGAAGACTTGCAGTCTGAAGCAGGACAACCTGTGACTTTACATTACTCGATCCTCTACCCCTCTAGGAATAAAAAATGCACGGATGGACACAATGTTTACTGGTTCCGTGATGGAACAATCAATTCACATCTCAGCTCCATCTACGCTCATAAAAAATGCGGGGAGGTCAAAGGTGACTCGATGCAGAAATGCATTCACACTTTCTTGAAAAAAGTCAGTTCCTCTGATGCCGGAATTTACTCTTGTGCACTGGCCACATGTGGGGAGATTTTTATGGGAAATTCAACAAAAATCCCCACTCAAG GTGAAGTTGCCATTGGGTGTGACAATTCTCTTATCTCAGTCTTGGGTGCTGCTTTGGCTTTATGTGTCATCTCTTTAGCCTTCCTCATCAAAAAGAGCATAACAAATAGATGGTTTTATTGTAAAG CTTGTCAAAAAACCTGTGAAgaaacgtccaatcatgtgcagCAG AGAGATGAGGAGTCTTTGGTTTATTCAGCACCGACTTTCGTCGCCAGGAAAAGTGACAATGCGAGGAAGACTCAGACCCGCAAGGAATTTAGCACATATGCCGACATTTCGCTCCATAGCTGA
- the LOC130923800 gene encoding uncharacterized protein LOC130923800 encodes MQTALHLLLLLIPCGGCSSGPNFKLESKAVGEKVFLTCACDNLNSKDVFWMRLTSGAFPEFLTSNSTNRIEIKPGKSKSFLQISKVQKSDIAVYYCLHWKSLINPVIFLQGIFLQVRESPEEKSSVNAVTQDIQSEIGQPGPTRTLQCMVLSLSGDKTCTDKHKVYSVKAGTKDPKPRFISAHEECGKVGNGKMQNCVYTNNVTSSVAGTYFCAVETCGEIFMGNATTINNEDPSRCDLQKYLPFVLGATLALSFLLSAFFIYMIKTKRCSNCKACLQSKDEASNHLQQRDEDSLVYSAPIVSRKRGKLKQADGEFSTYTDVCLRKL; translated from the exons ATGCAAACGGCGCTTCATCTGCTGCTCCTGCTCATCCCTTGTGGAG gaTGCTCAAGTGGTCCCAACTTCAAATTGGAGAGCAAAGCTGTTGGTGAAAAGGTCTTTCTGACATGTGCCTGTGACAATCTCAATTCCAAGGATGTTTTTTGGATGCGACTAACTTCTGGAGCCTTCCCTGAATTTTTAACATCAAACAGTACAAATCGTATTGAAATCAAACCAGGGAAAAGCAAAAGTTTTCTGCAAATTAGCAAAGTCCAGAAAAGTGACATAGCAGTTTATTACTGTCTCCACTGGAAATCTTTGATTAATCCTGTGATATTTTTGCAAGGAATATTTCTTCAGGTCAGAG aatCCCCTGAAGAAAAATCGTCTGTTAATGCTGTGACTCAAGACATCCAGTCTGAAATAGGTCAACCAGGACCGACCAGGACCTTACAGTGCATGGTCCTCTCCCTCTCTGGAGACAAAACCTGCACAGATAAACACAAAGTTTACTCGGTCAAAGCTGGAACAAAAGATCCAAAACCCAGATTTATCTCAGCTCATGAAGAATGCGGAAAAGTTGGAAATGGCAAGATGCAGAATTGTGTTTACACAAATAACGTCACCTCCTCTGTGGCTGGAACTTACTTTTGTGCAGTGGAAACTTGCGGGGAGATTTTCATGGGCAATGCAACAACAATAAACAATGAAG ATCCTAGCAGATGTGATTTACAAAAGTATCTTCCCTTTGTCTTGGGTGCTACTTTGGCCTTAAGCTTCCTCCTGTCAGCCTTCTTCATATACATGATCAAGACAAAAAGATGTTCTAACTGCAAAG cTTGTCTACAAAGCAAGGATGAAGCATCTAATCATCTTCAGCAG AGAGACGAGGACTCTTTGGTTTATTCGGCGCCGATCGTCTCCAGGAaaaggggcaaattgaaacaggCAGATGGAGAATTTAGCACGTATACAGACGTCTGCCTTCGGAAATTATAA